In bacterium, one genomic interval encodes:
- the nadD gene encoding nicotinate (nicotinamide) nucleotide adenylyltransferase, whose amino-acid sequence MRTVEAARVELGLPEVWMLPNPHPPHKLHLPMTPYAHRKEMLRLALLEFPALKLSDTEERAFGPAYTTDTIRHVVADLPPGPHDLWLIVGADSLVELPKWRNPEELFEHARVAVLRRPGVDLSLAPPEYVHRVRLLATPLVPISATEIRAALRSGAPTEAWLPEAVRNYIALHRLYL is encoded by the coding sequence TTGCGAACAGTAGAGGCCGCGCGCGTGGAACTGGGTCTTCCGGAAGTTTGGATGCTGCCCAATCCGCATCCCCCGCACAAGCTGCATTTGCCGATGACTCCGTATGCGCACCGCAAGGAGATGTTGCGGCTTGCACTGCTTGAGTTCCCGGCTTTGAAACTGTCGGACACGGAGGAACGCGCCTTTGGACCAGCCTATACGACTGATACGATCCGCCACGTCGTTGCCGATTTGCCGCCCGGACCGCATGACCTGTGGCTGATTGTCGGCGCTGATTCCTTGGTCGAACTGCCGAAATGGCGCAATCCGGAAGAGCTGTTTGAGCATGCGCGCGTGGCCGTATTACGGCGGCCAGGCGTGGACCTCTCCTTGGCGCCGCCTGAATATGTGCACCGGGTTCGGCTGCTCGCCACGCCGTTGGTCCCGATATCCGCGACGGAAATCCGGGCCGCCCTCCGTTCTGGCGCACCCACAGAAGCCTGGTTGCCGGAAGCCGTCCGCAACTATATCGCGCTGCACCGACTCTATCTATAG
- a CDS encoding choice-of-anchor D domain-containing protein has product MRWTQWILLLCLTTTLSAMASDNVMLMSPEGFVARPTPGGSLDDPQPDSLFYDDGTPAILNTGTNYWCRVRFTPLVDFNIISVYHYIIDGAGNAPCSLFVFNSTPAPGGEDAVAVRPGPQPANGWIDVNFNDTVTVLANQDFWIVFGPVPGGGQSDGNWNSIADGGSTSGRSQLSTQGKFGTYNNFPYDWILRIGGTFANTFVDLSAGDLVNEINSGDPSFNFMPGQDVTFTQDVTNVGTGAAGPYVYEFQVTGPQGTVVYTDETVGTGLADGASDQITTSTPFTPTAEGEYVARGIFLSDEDGSAENDTSYLRFFVGGNDRWYRYDDDEDPDSYLNFSVGSGWGLKFIPAEYPAELSQIRLNVNGAATGTIKVWVHPADEIAVAPEDRSITTALVAGWNTVAVNPGLTIFEGQALTIGYLFATGAPMGFDLTPPNAAGITAMGPIAVQLNNNGTDITEDDGGNICIQAYFEVSTAVPPFPVIDTDRDTINFGAVSPAWPGVSQTLTVYNNGGVDPLNVTNITVTPNNAAPAYQISPTSFTVAAGGSREVTVTFDPPVQRTWNGILTIASNAENNPAFTVLLRGIADTNASVAREINLPVPNEFSLRQNYPNPFNPQTDIQFSLPVNADVRLTVVNMLGQEVAVLVNETMSAGVYTASFNGANLPSGLYFYRLDAGDYTSVRKMMLMK; this is encoded by the coding sequence ATGCGTTGGACCCAATGGATCCTGCTCCTCTGCCTGACTACCACCTTGTCCGCCATGGCCTCGGACAATGTGATGCTCATGTCACCCGAGGGGTTTGTAGCCCGCCCCACACCCGGCGGCAGCCTTGATGATCCCCAGCCGGATTCGTTGTTTTACGACGACGGTACCCCGGCGATTCTAAACACTGGTACGAACTACTGGTGCCGTGTGCGTTTTACGCCGCTGGTGGATTTCAACATCATCAGCGTTTACCATTACATCATTGACGGCGCCGGCAACGCGCCGTGCTCGCTGTTCGTGTTCAATTCGACTCCGGCTCCCGGCGGCGAAGACGCGGTGGCCGTGCGCCCCGGTCCGCAGCCTGCCAACGGTTGGATTGATGTCAACTTCAACGATACCGTGACGGTGCTGGCCAATCAGGACTTCTGGATCGTGTTCGGTCCGGTCCCCGGTGGCGGCCAGAGCGACGGCAACTGGAACTCGATCGCTGACGGCGGTTCGACCAGTGGCCGCAGCCAGCTTTCAACACAGGGCAAGTTTGGCACGTACAACAACTTCCCGTATGACTGGATTCTGCGTATTGGCGGCACGTTTGCGAACACCTTCGTGGACCTCTCGGCTGGCGATCTCGTGAACGAAATCAACAGCGGTGATCCCAGCTTCAACTTCATGCCTGGCCAGGACGTGACGTTTACGCAAGACGTGACCAACGTTGGTACCGGCGCGGCTGGTCCGTACGTGTATGAATTCCAGGTTACCGGCCCGCAGGGGACTGTCGTTTACACCGACGAGACGGTTGGCACGGGTCTGGCCGATGGCGCCAGCGATCAAATCACGACCAGCACTCCGTTCACTCCGACCGCGGAAGGCGAGTATGTTGCTCGTGGTATTTTTCTTTCGGATGAAGACGGATCGGCCGAGAACGACACGTCCTATCTGCGCTTCTTTGTCGGCGGCAACGACCGCTGGTATCGCTATGATGACGACGAAGATCCGGACAGCTATTTGAATTTCAGCGTTGGCTCGGGTTGGGGCCTCAAGTTCATTCCCGCCGAATATCCCGCTGAACTCTCGCAGATTCGCCTGAATGTAAACGGCGCGGCCACCGGTACGATCAAGGTATGGGTGCATCCGGCGGACGAAATCGCCGTGGCTCCGGAAGATCGTTCGATTACGACTGCCCTCGTGGCGGGCTGGAATACAGTTGCGGTGAACCCCGGGCTGACGATTTTCGAAGGTCAGGCCTTGACGATTGGCTATCTGTTCGCAACGGGCGCTCCGATGGGCTTTGACCTCACTCCGCCGAACGCGGCGGGTATCACGGCCATGGGCCCGATTGCCGTTCAGTTAAATAACAACGGCACAGACATCACCGAAGACGACGGCGGCAACATCTGTATTCAGGCTTACTTTGAAGTCTCGACTGCCGTCCCGCCGTTCCCGGTGATTGATACCGACCGCGACACGATTAATTTCGGTGCGGTCAGTCCCGCTTGGCCGGGCGTCTCGCAGACTCTGACGGTCTACAACAATGGTGGTGTGGATCCGCTCAACGTGACGAACATCACGGTGACGCCGAACAACGCCGCGCCGGCCTATCAGATTTCGCCGACGAGCTTCACAGTTGCCGCAGGCGGCAGCCGCGAAGTGACCGTCACCTTTGATCCGCCAGTTCAGCGCACCTGGAACGGCATTCTGACTATCGCGAGCAACGCGGAAAACAACCCCGCATTTACAGTCCTGCTGCGCGGTATCGCCGACACGAATGCGTCTGTTGCCCGGGAAATCAATTTGCCCGTGCCCAACGAATTCAGCCTGCGCCAGAACTACCCGAACCCGTTCAACCCGCAGACGGACATTCAGTTCTCGCTGCCGGTGAACGCCGACGTTCGCCTGACGGTGGTGAATATGCTGGGTCAGGAAGTTGCCGTGCTGGTCAACGAGACCATGTCGGCCGGCGTGTATACGGCGTCGTTTAACGGTGCCAACCTGCCCTCTGGTCTATACTTCTATCGCCTCGATGCGGGGGACTATACGTCTGTCCGCAAGATGATGTTGATGAAGTAA